One Methanohalophilus mahii DSM 5219 genomic window carries:
- a CDS encoding 30S ribosomal protein S14 gives MVQTKKSFGRGASECRRCGRKQGLIRKYGIYLCRHCFREVAHEMGFEKYT, from the coding sequence ATGGTACAAACCAAGAAAAGTTTTGGACGTGGTGCCAGCGAGTGCAGAAGATGCGGTCGTAAGCAGGGATTGATCCGTAAATACGGCATCTACCTTTGCAGGCATTGTTTCAGGGAAGTAGCCCATGAAATGGGTTTTGAAAAATATACATGA
- a CDS encoding 30S ribosomal protein S4e: MGKHQKRISVPKSWQISKKSRKWITSTRPGPHSKEQSVPLAVVLRDMLGIVDNRAEAKRVLSEGKVLVDGVVRKDVRLPVGIMDIITIPSDNTSYRVLLDRMGRLSLQKIGGIEEKKLCRIDGKTCIKGGKLQLNLDDGSNVLGSNDYKRKDSIVISIPGKEILKHIEYKEGNLALIVGGSHTGEVGKIAEINTVLSSKKNTVSISGKTDFETIEDYVFVIGEDEPEITMGGELID; the protein is encoded by the coding sequence GTGGGCAAACATCAAAAGAGAATATCTGTCCCGAAAAGCTGGCAGATATCCAAGAAATCTAGAAAATGGATAACCTCTACCAGGCCAGGCCCTCACAGCAAAGAACAGAGCGTACCTCTTGCCGTAGTGCTGCGTGATATGCTTGGCATAGTGGATAACAGGGCAGAGGCAAAAAGAGTCCTTTCCGAAGGGAAAGTTCTGGTTGACGGTGTAGTACGCAAAGACGTTCGTTTACCCGTAGGGATAATGGATATTATTACTATACCTTCCGATAACACTTCTTACAGGGTTTTGCTTGACAGAATGGGAAGGCTTTCCCTCCAGAAAATTGGAGGTATCGAGGAAAAGAAACTTTGCAGAATTGACGGAAAGACCTGCATAAAAGGTGGCAAGTTACAGCTTAATCTGGATGACGGGTCCAATGTGCTTGGATCAAACGATTACAAAAGAAAGGATTCTATTGTGATATCTATTCCTGGTAAGGAGATCCTTAAACACATCGAATACAAAGAAGGTAATCTTGCCCTTATTGTAGGCGGTAGCCACACCGGAGAGGTCGGAAAGATAGCCGAGATCAACACAGTTCTCAGTTCCAAGAAGAATACGGTCTCCATTTCTGGAAAAACCGATTTCGAAACAATTGAGGATTATGTTTTTGTAATTGGCGAAGACGAGCCTGAAATTACAATGGGTGGTGAGCTGATTGACTAA
- a CDS encoding 30S ribosomal protein S3, with amino-acid sequence MAVEKKFVEDGFVKASLDEYFANQLSRAGYGGMEINRTPMGTQIVVYSEKPGMVIGKAGKVIRKLTRDVGRLYNLDNPQIDAQEVKRPELNAQMMATRLASSIERGWYFRKAGHNAMRAIMNSGALGCEIILSGKVTGARSRVEKMVNGYIKHAGKPVDDIVDEGFAVAVKKLGTIGCKVRIIHPGAVLPDSYHLKEIVEEAVAEVAPEESESSGVEELVKAEATGEVAEAEDVESTEEATEAKAAEEVPEAEPEVKAESEEVESATGSDENVPEPEDEQLPGEQRRLVEGVWQHKHEEHDYWHPMARVHRGDN; translated from the coding sequence ATGGCAGTAGAGAAGAAATTTGTTGAGGATGGTTTTGTAAAAGCCTCGCTTGATGAATATTTCGCAAACCAGCTGAGCCGGGCCGGTTATGGTGGCATGGAGATCAATCGAACCCCTATGGGGACACAGATTGTTGTTTATTCCGAAAAACCCGGTATGGTTATAGGCAAGGCCGGAAAGGTCATCCGCAAACTTACAAGGGATGTCGGACGCCTTTATAATCTTGATAACCCCCAGATTGACGCACAGGAAGTAAAGAGGCCAGAACTGAATGCCCAGATGATGGCAACACGGCTTGCTTCTTCCATTGAACGTGGCTGGTATTTCAGGAAAGCAGGTCACAATGCAATGCGTGCCATTATGAATTCCGGTGCTCTTGGTTGTGAAATAATCCTCTCCGGAAAGGTTACCGGTGCAAGGTCAAGAGTCGAGAAAATGGTAAATGGTTATATCAAACACGCAGGAAAACCTGTTGATGATATTGTGGACGAAGGGTTCGCAGTAGCCGTTAAAAAACTCGGTACAATTGGCTGTAAAGTGAGAATTATCCATCCGGGTGCCGTATTGCCAGATTCCTACCATCTAAAAGAGATTGTGGAAGAGGCAGTTGCAGAAGTTGCTCCTGAAGAATCTGAAAGTTCCGGCGTTGAAGAACTTGTTAAAGCAGAAGCAACCGGAGAAGTTGCAGAAGCTGAAGATGTCGAATCCACAGAAGAAGCAACAGAAGCAAAAGCTGCTGAAGAAGTACCTGAAGCAGAACCGGAAGTAAAAGCAGAATCAGAAGAAGTTGAATCCGCTACAGGCTCCGACGAAAATGTTCCGGAACCTGAAGATGAACAACTTCCAGGTGAGCAGCGTAGGCTTGTTGAAGGGGTATGGCAGCACAAGCATGAAGAACATGATTACTGGCATCCCATGGCACGTGTTCATAGGGGGGATAACTGA
- the rplX gene encoding 50S ribosomal protein L24, with protein MVSKQPRKQRKARGTAPLHVKQKYMKAPLSKDLRSKYGRNATVSVGDTVQVMRGDHAGTKGLVEGASLKTGMVVIEGVYVTKADGTEVPRPLYPSNLMITSLDLNDKQRESRLLKSR; from the coding sequence ATGGTGTCAAAACAGCCAAGAAAACAGAGAAAGGCACGTGGCACTGCCCCTCTCCACGTCAAACAAAAATACATGAAAGCTCCTCTTTCCAAGGACCTGCGTTCCAAGTACGGACGCAATGCAACTGTATCGGTAGGCGATACCGTACAGGTAATGCGTGGTGACCATGCAGGAACAAAAGGATTGGTAGAAGGTGCTTCTCTAAAAACTGGAATGGTCGTGATTGAGGGCGTCTACGTTACCAAGGCAGATGGGACAGAAGTACCCAGGCCGCTTTATCCGTCGAATTTAATGATTACATCACTGGATTTGAACGATAAACAGAGAGAATCAAGATTACTAAAGAGCAGGTGA
- a CDS encoding 50S ribosomal protein L6: MVKETKKAVPIPEGVTVSYDNKVFTASGEKGTNTKRLWYPGITITVDESEVTVDCQSVRKRQKAMVGTFASHISNLMDGVVNGFEYKMKVVYSHFPMQLKVEGDKLLINNFLGEKRARVSRIIGETKVKTSSDEVTITGINREDVGQTASNMEQITRIKAFDPRVFQDGLYLIEKS; this comes from the coding sequence ATGGTTAAAGAAACGAAAAAAGCAGTCCCAATCCCTGAAGGTGTGACAGTTTCCTATGATAATAAGGTCTTCACCGCCTCAGGAGAAAAAGGTACCAATACAAAGCGTCTCTGGTATCCCGGGATCACTATTACCGTTGATGAATCTGAAGTAACTGTGGATTGCCAGTCCGTAAGGAAAAGGCAAAAAGCAATGGTTGGAACCTTTGCTTCTCACATAAGCAATCTTATGGATGGTGTTGTCAATGGTTTTGAGTATAAGATGAAAGTAGTTTACTCTCACTTTCCAATGCAGCTTAAAGTAGAAGGAGATAAATTGCTTATCAATAATTTCCTTGGTGAGAAAAGGGCAAGGGTTTCCAGGATAATTGGTGAAACCAAAGTCAAAACCAGCTCTGATGAAGTGACAATTACTGGCATCAACAGGGAAGATGTAGGACAAACTGCTTCCAATATGGAACAGATTACACGCATCAAAGCTTTTGATCCCCGTGTATTCCAGGACGGATTATATCTTATTGAGAAGAGTTGA
- a CDS encoding 30S ribosomal protein S19, producing the protein MAKKSSSRLPKRKGEYTYRGKSVDELKELSIEQFAELLPARERRTIRRGLPDGHKKVLDKFRAGKDSVRTHHRSMIIFPEMVGKQIAVYNGKEFVNVDVQPEMVGHRFGEFAQTRGRVSHGSAGVGATRSSKFVPLK; encoded by the coding sequence ATGGCTAAAAAATCTTCATCAAGATTACCAAAGAGGAAAGGAGAATATACCTATCGGGGCAAATCTGTGGATGAGCTCAAGGAATTGAGTATTGAGCAATTTGCCGAACTTCTTCCCGCAAGGGAAAGGAGGACCATTCGCCGTGGGCTTCCCGATGGGCATAAAAAAGTCCTGGATAAATTCAGGGCTGGAAAGGATAGTGTGCGAACTCACCACAGGTCAATGATAATATTCCCTGAAATGGTAGGTAAGCAAATTGCGGTTTACAACGGTAAAGAATTCGTAAATGTAGATGTACAGCCTGAGATGGTAGGTCACAGGTTTGGAGAATTCGCACAGACAAGAGGCAGGGTTTCCCACGGAAGCGCTGGTGTTGGTGCAACCCGTTCCAGTAAATTCGTACCACTTAAGTAA
- a CDS encoding 30S ribosomal protein S17, with the protein MARNIGLDVPEPSEECDDINCPFHGTLPVRGQVLSGKVVSDSMDRTVVIQRKYDKFINKYQRYEKRQSKIHAHNPPCIDAKEGDIVTIAECRPLSKTKAYVVVKTEAHV; encoded by the coding sequence ATGGCACGAAACATTGGATTGGATGTTCCTGAACCTTCCGAAGAATGTGACGACATAAATTGTCCTTTCCATGGCACACTTCCCGTAAGGGGGCAGGTGTTGTCTGGAAAGGTAGTCAGTGACAGTATGGATAGGACAGTTGTAATCCAGCGAAAATATGATAAATTCATCAATAAGTACCAGCGGTACGAGAAACGTCAGTCAAAGATACATGCTCACAACCCTCCTTGCATTGATGCAAAGGAAGGGGACATTGTAACAATAGCAGAATGTCGTCCCCTGAGCAAGACCAAAGCTTACGTAGTTGTTAAGACGGAGGCACATGTATGA
- the rnp1 gene encoding ribonuclease P protein component 1: MDISPQNLIYHELIGLMVDVVDSTNQYLAGINGKVVDETRNMLVIEVEDMYEKQVPKSGSKFVFHLPVGSGCSPATSVEVGGILLLSQPENRTKNIRKLRMR, encoded by the coding sequence TTGGATATATCACCACAAAACCTGATCTATCACGAATTGATAGGATTGATGGTTGATGTGGTTGATTCTACCAATCAATATCTTGCAGGCATTAATGGAAAAGTAGTAGATGAGACGCGGAACATGTTGGTAATCGAGGTCGAAGATATGTACGAAAAACAAGTACCAAAATCTGGTTCCAAATTTGTGTTTCATCTACCAGTTGGTTCTGGGTGTTCCCCGGCCACATCAGTAGAGGTCGGGGGCATCCTCTTGCTCTCACAACCCGAAAACAGGACCAAGAATATCAGGAAATTACGCATGAGGTAA
- a CDS encoding 50S ribosomal protein L3 has protein sequence MPTIHRPRRGSLAFSPRKRAKSHIPRFRSWPEAEGEPKLQGFAGYKVGMTHVIMIDDAKNSLTEGAEIAVPVTVIETPQIGIAAIRAYKDTPYGEKTISEAWSANLDGDIGRRIKTPKNYNTEKSLENMASLVEEGKVSEIRVITYTIPSSVSGIPKKKADIMETAVSGSDVKAKFEYAKYILGSKVAISDIFSEGNIIDVAAITRGYGTEGPVKRWGIQLAKNKHSRQSSLRQVGTLGPWNPPHVSWRVPQMGQAGYHQRTEYNKRILKVSSDVDEVNPAGGFVNYGLVGGDYILVKGTVPGPSKRLIRLREPTRPKTSAVGEPQLMHINTQSRQG, from the coding sequence GTGCCAACAATACACAGACCAAGGCGAGGTTCTCTAGCGTTCAGTCCACGCAAAAGAGCAAAGAGCCACATCCCTAGGTTCAGGTCATGGCCTGAGGCTGAGGGTGAGCCAAAATTGCAGGGATTTGCAGGTTACAAGGTCGGAATGACCCATGTAATTATGATTGACGATGCCAAAAACAGCTTGACTGAAGGCGCTGAGATTGCCGTACCGGTTACTGTTATCGAAACACCGCAGATCGGTATTGCCGCAATACGTGCCTATAAGGACACTCCTTACGGAGAAAAAACGATTTCAGAGGCATGGTCAGCAAATCTGGACGGCGACATTGGACGCAGGATAAAGACTCCCAAAAATTACAATACGGAAAAATCACTTGAAAATATGGCTTCCCTGGTGGAAGAAGGGAAAGTTTCTGAGATTCGTGTGATCACATATACAATCCCATCTTCAGTAAGTGGAATTCCCAAGAAGAAAGCAGATATTATGGAAACTGCAGTTAGTGGTTCTGATGTAAAAGCCAAGTTTGAGTATGCAAAGTACATACTTGGCAGCAAGGTTGCAATTTCTGATATTTTCTCGGAAGGCAACATCATCGATGTAGCCGCTATCACAAGAGGCTACGGTACTGAAGGGCCTGTGAAAAGATGGGGTATCCAGCTGGCAAAGAACAAACACTCTCGTCAGAGTAGTCTGCGTCAGGTTGGTACTCTTGGGCCGTGGAATCCACCACATGTAAGCTGGAGAGTTCCACAAATGGGCCAGGCCGGTTACCATCAGCGTACCGAGTATAATAAGCGTATCCTGAAAGTATCTTCTGATGTGGATGAAGTAAATCCTGCAGGAGGATTTGTGAACTACGGCCTTGTCGGCGGAGATTATATCCTTGTGAAGGGTACTGTACCCGGTCCTTCCAAGAGACTTATCAGGCTCAGGGAACCAACCAGGCCAAAGACATCCGCTGTGGGAGAGCCTCAGCTTATGCATATAAATACACAGTCCAGGCAGGGGTGA
- a CDS encoding 50S ribosomal protein L22, with amino-acid sequence MARIDYSTELEPATSARAMGSELHISPKKSRELCRELKGMRTTSAKNYLEEVISFKRAVPFRRHNDSLGHKKGPMAAGRYPVKVAAEVLKLLENAESNAEYKGLDPSHMYINHVSTKKGRVIHGMRPRARGRATPKNTETVNIEIILSEVR; translated from the coding sequence ATGGCAAGAATTGATTATTCAACAGAACTTGAGCCAGCAACAAGTGCCAGAGCTATGGGTTCAGAGTTACATATCTCCCCCAAGAAGTCACGTGAACTCTGTCGTGAACTTAAAGGAATGCGTACTACATCTGCAAAGAATTATCTTGAAGAGGTAATCTCTTTCAAAAGGGCTGTACCATTCAGGAGGCACAATGACAGTCTTGGACACAAGAAAGGTCCAATGGCAGCAGGTCGTTATCCTGTAAAAGTGGCTGCAGAAGTTCTCAAACTTTTAGAGAACGCTGAGAGCAATGCGGAATACAAGGGTCTTGATCCTTCTCACATGTACATAAACCATGTTTCTACAAAGAAAGGCAGGGTTATCCATGGAATGCGCCCCCGGGCTCGTGGAAGGGCCACTCCCAAGAATACGGAAACCGTAAATATTGAAATTATTCTGAGCGAGGTGCGCTAA
- a CDS encoding methyltransferase domain-containing protein: protein MKNKDKFTKPISSDHDGLRFATPEIVAEYRARRLKCDVLADISCGIGGQTIFFAKECKKVYAIEIDPVKIEHAKRNCQLYGVNNVEFICGDALDPEVIQKLPELDVVFSDPERPQKEKRRLLSSITPDLEDMIGAYSSRTKGFAFEVPPQLTPERIPFNCEMEYLSLNGKINRLTLYFNHLKKCNRSAITLPSGESLCSSGTGDISESEIMKKFAYEPEPSVVKAELLPELAEKMSKGDNKTYLFQIDSKRALMTSDEKLKSPLLKNQYAVLAETNVSVEDINRKLKELNAKNALIRGKIDPDNYWNLRNSIEAGLNGDKAIHLYITDSSAIICQPLVEKINPEDYKHFL, encoded by the coding sequence ATGAAAAACAAAGACAAATTCACCAAACCGATAAGTTCTGACCATGATGGATTGCGCTTTGCTACTCCAGAGATTGTGGCAGAGTACCGGGCAAGGAGACTTAAGTGTGATGTTCTGGCGGATATAAGTTGTGGTATAGGCGGACAAACCATTTTCTTTGCAAAAGAGTGTAAAAAAGTATATGCCATCGAAATAGACCCTGTAAAAATAGAACATGCCAAAAGGAATTGCCAGCTATATGGAGTGAACAATGTAGAATTTATATGTGGTGACGCCCTCGACCCCGAAGTAATACAGAAACTCCCTGAACTGGATGTCGTATTTTCTGATCCTGAAAGGCCCCAAAAGGAAAAGAGGCGCCTACTTTCAAGCATTACACCAGACCTGGAAGACATGATTGGTGCTTATTCATCCCGGACAAAAGGATTCGCCTTTGAAGTACCCCCTCAGCTGACCCCAGAAAGGATTCCTTTTAATTGTGAAATGGAATACCTGTCCCTTAATGGTAAAATCAATCGCCTTACATTATACTTCAACCATCTCAAGAAATGCAATAGATCCGCCATCACACTGCCCTCCGGGGAATCATTATGTAGCAGTGGGACAGGAGACATCTCCGAATCAGAAATAATGAAAAAATTTGCATATGAACCGGAACCATCTGTTGTAAAAGCAGAACTGCTACCTGAACTTGCAGAAAAAATGAGCAAGGGAGATAATAAGACATACTTATTCCAAATTGATTCGAAAAGGGCATTAATGACATCTGACGAAAAATTGAAGTCCCCATTACTTAAAAATCAGTACGCTGTGCTGGCAGAGACAAATGTATCTGTTGAAGACATCAATAGGAAGCTTAAAGAATTAAATGCCAAAAATGCATTGATAAGAGGAAAAATAGATCCTGACAATTACTGGAATTTGCGTAATAGTATAGAAGCCGGATTAAATGGCGATAAAGCAATTCACCTCTATATTACTGACAGCTCTGCGATTATCTGTCAACCACTTGTTGAAAAGATTAATCCAGAAGACTACAAACACTTTTTATGA
- a CDS encoding 50S ribosomal protein L23 has product MSAIKFPFITEKAMTHMEDNKLQFVVDTRANKSQIKEDVIKIYGFPVKSVCTTTTMKGEKKALVTFDEVDAAHEIATRIGLM; this is encoded by the coding sequence ATGAGCGCTATTAAGTTCCCGTTCATCACCGAAAAAGCTATGACGCATATGGAAGATAACAAACTTCAGTTTGTTGTCGACACTCGCGCCAACAAGAGCCAGATCAAGGAAGATGTGATAAAGATCTACGGCTTTCCCGTAAAGTCCGTTTGCACAACGACAACAATGAAGGGAGAAAAGAAGGCTCTTGTCACATTTGATGAAGTAGATGCAGCACATGAGATTGCTACACGTATTGGTTTGATGTGA
- a CDS encoding 50S ribosomal protein L32e: MEENTDLKCGLFEDAECKRLFKARKLQKSKKPTFKRAGSHKFKRLDSNWRRPRGLQGKLRRHYVAKGSIAQVGYGSPKTVKGLHPSGFVEVLVHNPADVEDIDASIQAIRISGKVGGRKRALIESKADEMGIKIFNRKGGQ, encoded by the coding sequence ATGGAAGAGAATACTGATTTAAAATGTGGGCTTTTCGAAGATGCCGAATGTAAAAGGCTTTTCAAGGCACGCAAACTCCAGAAAAGTAAAAAACCCACTTTCAAAAGAGCGGGTTCCCACAAATTCAAGCGTCTTGATTCCAACTGGAGACGTCCCAGAGGTTTGCAGGGCAAATTGCGTAGACATTATGTTGCCAAGGGTTCTATCGCACAGGTAGGTTATGGAAGTCCCAAAACAGTAAAGGGATTACATCCATCCGGATTTGTAGAAGTGCTTGTGCATAACCCGGCTGATGTGGAAGATATCGATGCCTCCATACAGGCAATCCGTATATCTGGCAAAGTCGGCGGCAGGAAAAGAGCTCTTATTGAGTCCAAAGCGGATGAAATGGGTAT
- a CDS encoding 50S ribosomal protein L5, which yields MRDPSIDKVVVHMGVGESGQHLVDAEGILSTITGQEVVRCYSRRTMPSFGIKKHEPIGCKVTLRGKNAEDFLSTSIDIIEKKLSASQFDNDGNVAFGIEEHTDFPGMRYDPNIGIFGMDINVIVNRPGYRVKKRRASKHKISSSHKITKDDSISFFKEKYAVEVV from the coding sequence ATGAGAGATCCCAGCATTGACAAGGTAGTTGTTCATATGGGTGTAGGAGAGAGTGGTCAGCATCTTGTGGATGCAGAAGGAATATTGTCAACTATTACCGGACAGGAAGTTGTCAGATGCTATTCCAGAAGAACCATGCCTTCCTTTGGTATCAAAAAGCATGAACCAATAGGATGTAAAGTAACCCTCAGGGGAAAGAATGCAGAAGATTTTCTTTCAACGTCGATTGACATTATTGAGAAGAAACTTTCTGCTTCCCAGTTTGATAATGATGGAAACGTGGCTTTCGGAATCGAAGAGCACACTGATTTCCCTGGAATGAGATATGATCCGAATATCGGTATCTTTGGGATGGACATAAATGTCATAGTAAACCGTCCGGGTTACAGGGTCAAGAAAAGGCGTGCTTCAAAACATAAAATCTCCAGTTCACATAAAATAACAAAGGATGATTCAATTTCATTCTTCAAGGAGAAATATGCGGTGGAGGTCGTATAA
- the rpmC gene encoding 50S ribosomal protein L29: protein MAILRVKEIRDMSPNEKIDELEKLMNELIKERALSSAGGAPENPGRIKELRRTIARIKTIQREMKEI from the coding sequence ATGGCAATCCTTCGTGTAAAGGAAATCAGGGATATGTCTCCCAATGAAAAAATAGATGAACTTGAAAAACTCATGAACGAGCTTATCAAGGAACGTGCCCTTTCCTCTGCGGGTGGCGCACCTGAAAATCCCGGTCGTATTAAGGAACTCAGAAGGACGATTGCGAGAATAAAAACCATCCAGAGGGAAATGAAGGAGATATAA
- the rpl4p gene encoding 50S ribosomal protein L4: MVTANILDISGNSKGEITLPDVFEEIYRPDLIKRTVLSSQSKRYQPYGPKMYAGMETSAVSWGSGRGVAQIPRLVNGSRVARVPQAVGGRRTHPPKPEADRTEKVNKKEKRLAVRSAIAATINAELVKGRGHVCDSSLPIVAEDALQDVEKTAEVIKFLKTAGAYDDVLRAKDSRSIRAGKGKMRGRKYKHKKSVLIVAGSESPIFRSARNLSGVDVTTVDSLYTELLAPGAKAGRLTVWTESAISSLEDMFI, translated from the coding sequence ATGGTCACAGCAAATATTCTTGATATTTCAGGTAATTCCAAAGGTGAAATAACCTTACCCGATGTTTTCGAAGAGATTTACAGGCCGGATCTTATCAAAAGGACCGTGCTTTCTTCCCAGTCTAAAAGGTACCAGCCCTATGGTCCCAAGATGTATGCCGGAATGGAAACATCTGCAGTCTCCTGGGGGTCCGGGAGAGGTGTTGCTCAGATTCCAAGGCTTGTCAACGGAAGCCGGGTTGCAAGAGTACCCCAGGCAGTAGGCGGAAGGCGAACCCATCCACCAAAACCTGAGGCTGACAGGACAGAGAAGGTTAACAAAAAAGAAAAACGTCTTGCAGTTCGCTCTGCAATAGCAGCTACAATTAATGCAGAACTCGTGAAAGGACGCGGTCATGTATGTGACTCTTCCCTGCCGATTGTAGCAGAAGATGCTTTGCAGGATGTTGAGAAAACAGCAGAAGTTATTAAATTCCTCAAAACAGCAGGTGCTTATGATGATGTCCTGCGTGCCAAAGACAGCCGTTCCATCAGGGCCGGTAAGGGTAAGATGAGAGGAAGGAAATACAAACACAAGAAAAGTGTTCTGATCGTTGCCGGTTCAGAAAGTCCGATATTCCGCTCGGCACGTAATTTGTCAGGTGTGGATGTTACAACAGTAGATTCACTTTATACTGAATTACTTGCACCCGGTGCAAAGGCAGGACGACTGACGGTATGGACAGAATCCGCAATATCCAGTCTGGAGGACATGTTCATATGA
- a CDS encoding 50S ribosomal protein L14 → MKGMRSSVPKCLNAGARIDCVDNTGARTVEIISVKKYRGVKNRQPKAGLGDMCVVSVKKGTPEMRRQILHAVVVRQKKEFRRPDGTRVSFEDNAVVITDPTGFPKGTDIKGPIAREVAERFPKIGTTASMIV, encoded by the coding sequence ATGAAAGGAATGCGTTCCAGTGTCCCCAAATGCCTTAATGCCGGTGCACGTATCGACTGTGTTGACAATACCGGTGCAAGGACTGTGGAAATTATTTCTGTCAAGAAATACCGTGGTGTGAAAAACCGCCAGCCAAAAGCAGGTTTGGGTGATATGTGTGTCGTCTCAGTCAAGAAAGGAACTCCTGAAATGAGAAGGCAGATACTCCACGCAGTAGTTGTCAGGCAGAAAAAAGAATTCCGCAGACCTGATGGAACCCGGGTTAGCTTTGAGGATAACGCAGTGGTAATTACAGATCCCACCGGTTTCCCCAAAGGAACAGATATTAAGGGTCCCATTGCCAGGGAAGTCGCAGAACGTTTCCCCAAGATAGGGACTACAGCATCAATGATTGTGTGA
- a CDS encoding 50S ribosomal protein L2 → MARRIISQNRGRGTPTYRAPSHRYKAALKHPSVEEGSTIFADVVEIVHDPARSAPIARVSFESGEERLILVPESIGIGDRIECGISAEIKQGNILPLAEIPEGVPLCNIESKPNDGGAFARSSGAYATLVGHERNRTVVQLPSGEMKWLNPKCRASIGVVAGGGRAEKPFLKAGKKYHKLRSRAAKYPRVSGVAMNVIDHPFGGGNRQHPGKPTTVGRNAPPGRKVGQIAARRTGKR, encoded by the coding sequence ATGGCAAGACGAATTATATCACAGAACAGGGGTCGTGGAACACCTACATACAGGGCACCTTCACATCGCTATAAAGCTGCTCTTAAGCATCCTTCAGTAGAAGAAGGTAGCACAATTTTTGCCGATGTGGTGGAAATTGTCCATGATCCAGCAAGATCCGCTCCAATTGCAAGGGTTTCCTTTGAAAGTGGCGAAGAACGTTTAATTCTCGTTCCGGAAAGTATCGGTATAGGAGATCGCATTGAATGCGGTATCTCCGCAGAGATTAAACAGGGTAACATCCTCCCGCTGGCTGAGATTCCGGAAGGTGTACCACTCTGCAACATAGAATCCAAACCAAACGATGGTGGAGCTTTTGCTCGTTCATCCGGTGCCTATGCTACCCTTGTGGGTCATGAAAGGAATAGGACAGTTGTCCAGCTTCCTTCAGGTGAAATGAAATGGCTGAATCCAAAATGCAGGGCCTCTATTGGTGTTGTTGCTGGTGGCGGACGTGCCGAGAAGCCGTTTTTGAAGGCCGGTAAGAAATATCACAAGTTGAGATCAAGGGCAGCCAAGTATCCGAGAGTTTCCGGTGTTGCAATGAATGTTATTGACCATCCGTTCGGTGGAGGTAACAGGCAGCATCCCGGTAAACCAACTACCGTAGGCAGGAACGCCCCGCCTGGCAGGAAAGTAGGACAGATTGCAGCCCGGAGGACCGGAAAGCGTTAA
- a CDS encoding 30S ribosomal protein S8, whose product MVLLDPLADALSVIKNAESVGKQECTVKPASKLIGNVLKVMKESGYIGEFEFEDDGKAGLYKVELAGRINKCGAIKPRHSVGADNLEKWEKQFLPARNFGTLILTTPAGVISQYQAREQNVGGQLLSFVY is encoded by the coding sequence ATGGTATTATTAGATCCTCTTGCAGATGCACTGTCGGTAATTAAGAATGCAGAATCCGTAGGTAAACAGGAATGTACCGTCAAACCTGCATCAAAACTGATTGGCAACGTCCTGAAAGTAATGAAAGAGTCCGGATATATCGGTGAATTTGAATTTGAAGATGACGGCAAAGCTGGCCTTTATAAAGTTGAACTTGCCGGAAGGATAAACAAATGTGGTGCTATCAAACCCAGACATTCAGTAGGTGCTGATAACCTCGAAAAATGGGAAAAGCAATTCCTTCCTGCAAGAAACTTCGGTACATTAATTCTCACGACTCCTGCTGGTGTAATCTCCCAGTATCAGGCACGTGAGCAAAATGTCGGAGGTCAGCTCCTTTCGTTTGTTTACTGA